The following coding sequences are from one Streptomyces angustmyceticus window:
- a CDS encoding class II fumarate hydratase, protein MSDNGAFGDPGGFRTEHDSMGEVRVPAHAKWRAQTQRAVENFPVSGQRLERAHIEALARIKGAAAKVNGELGVLDKDIAEAVQEAAAAVAEGQWDDHFPVDVFQTGSGTSSNMNTNEVVATLASERLGREVHPNDHVNASQSSNDVFPSSIHIAATSAVLNDLVPALEHLAEALERKAEEFAGVVKSGRTHLMDATPVTLGQEFGGYAAQVRHGVERLRASLPRLAELPLGGTAVGTGINTPPGFSVAVIAEVARVTGLPLTEARDHFEAQGARDGIVETSGQLRTIGVGLTKIANDLRWMASGPRTGLAEIALPDLQPGSSIMPGKVNPVIPEAVLMVAAQVTGNDATVAAAGAAGNFELNVMLPVIARNVLESIRLLANVARLLADRTVDGITANAERAREYAESSPSVVTPLNKYLGYEEAAKVAKMSLAERKTIREVVLEGGYVERGLLSEEQLDEALDVLRMTRP, encoded by the coding sequence ATGAGTGACAACGGCGCATTCGGCGACCCCGGCGGCTTTCGGACCGAGCACGACTCCATGGGGGAGGTGCGGGTGCCCGCGCACGCGAAGTGGCGGGCGCAGACGCAGCGTGCGGTGGAGAACTTCCCGGTCTCGGGGCAGCGGCTGGAGCGGGCGCACATCGAGGCGCTGGCGCGGATCAAGGGCGCGGCGGCCAAGGTGAACGGCGAGCTGGGGGTGCTGGACAAGGACATCGCGGAGGCCGTGCAGGAGGCCGCCGCGGCCGTCGCGGAGGGGCAGTGGGACGACCACTTCCCCGTCGACGTGTTCCAGACGGGCTCGGGGACGTCGTCGAACATGAACACCAACGAGGTCGTGGCGACGCTGGCGAGTGAGCGGCTGGGCCGGGAGGTCCACCCCAACGACCACGTCAACGCCAGCCAGTCGTCCAACGACGTCTTCCCGTCGTCGATCCACATCGCGGCGACGTCGGCCGTGCTCAACGACCTGGTCCCGGCGCTGGAGCATCTGGCGGAGGCGCTGGAGCGCAAGGCGGAGGAGTTCGCCGGGGTCGTGAAGTCGGGGCGGACGCATCTGATGGACGCCACGCCGGTGACGCTGGGGCAGGAGTTCGGCGGCTACGCCGCGCAGGTGCGCCACGGCGTCGAGCGGCTGCGGGCGTCGCTGCCGCGGCTGGCGGAACTGCCGCTGGGCGGCACGGCGGTGGGGACGGGCATCAACACCCCGCCGGGGTTCTCGGTCGCGGTCATCGCGGAGGTGGCGCGGGTGACGGGGCTGCCGCTGACCGAGGCGCGCGATCACTTCGAGGCGCAGGGGGCGCGCGACGGGATCGTCGAGACCAGCGGGCAGCTGCGGACGATCGGGGTCGGGCTGACGAAGATCGCCAACGATCTGCGGTGGATGGCGTCCGGGCCGCGGACCGGGCTCGCGGAGATCGCGCTGCCGGATCTGCAGCCGGGTTCGTCGATCATGCCGGGGAAGGTCAACCCGGTGATCCCGGAGGCGGTGCTGATGGTGGCGGCGCAGGTCACCGGCAACGACGCGACGGTGGCGGCGGCGGGCGCGGCCGGCAACTTCGAGCTGAACGTGATGCTGCCGGTCATCGCGCGCAACGTGCTCGAATCGATCCGGCTGCTCGCCAACGTGGCGCGGCTGCTGGCGGACCGTACGGTCGACGGGATCACCGCGAACGCGGAACGGGCCCGGGAGTACGCCGAGTCGTCGCCGTCGGTCGTCACCCCGCTCAACAAGTACCTCGGGTACGAGGAGGCGGCGAAGGTCGCCAAGATGTCGCTCGCCGAGCGGAAGACCATCCGCGAGGTGGTTCTGGAGGGCGGCTACGTCGAGCGGGGGCTGCTGAGCGAGGAGCAGTTGGACGAGGCGCTGGACGTGCTGCGGATGACGCGTCCCTGA
- a CDS encoding DUF4166 domain-containing protein, giving the protein MTSMFQRALGADFDRLHPEIRRRFSVGLDSGEACIGRGTMDRIWHGRSFVRPFLALGGSRNILVPRTGRDIPFVIENVPYTDSFGRETVTFVRTFAFPGRPRRFDATMVFCPERGCVVDYLGTHQHLATDLHFTADATGALVIRSGEHRFREGPVDVRVPDLIGGDAVVRESYDEPAGRFRIQVRVGNRRFGPLFGYEGSFDAEFVDAAERGVRAGLRPVREEARA; this is encoded by the coding sequence ATGACCTCGATGTTCCAGCGCGCACTGGGCGCCGACTTCGACCGGCTCCACCCCGAGATCCGGCGGCGCTTCTCCGTCGGGCTCGACAGCGGCGAGGCGTGTATCGGCCGGGGCACGATGGACCGGATCTGGCACGGCCGCAGCTTCGTCCGCCCGTTCCTGGCCCTCGGCGGCAGCCGCAACATCCTCGTCCCGCGGACCGGCCGGGACATCCCCTTCGTCATCGAGAACGTCCCGTACACCGACTCCTTCGGCCGCGAGACCGTCACCTTCGTCCGGACCTTCGCCTTCCCCGGCCGCCCCCGCCGCTTCGACGCCACCATGGTCTTCTGCCCCGAGCGCGGCTGCGTCGTCGACTACCTGGGCACCCACCAGCACCTCGCCACCGACCTGCACTTCACGGCCGACGCCACCGGCGCCCTGGTCATCCGCTCCGGCGAGCACCGCTTCCGGGAGGGCCCGGTCGACGTCCGGGTGCCGGACCTGATCGGGGGCGACGCGGTGGTGCGCGAGTCGTACGACGAGCCGGCCGGACGCTTCCGCATCCAGGTGCGGGTGGGCAACCGGCGGTTCGGGCCGCTCTTCGGCTACGAGGGGTCGTTCGACGCCGAATTCGTGGACGCCGCCGAGCGCGGGGTACGCGCCGGGCTGCGGCCGGTGCGCGAGGAGGCGCGGGCGTGA